In Allomuricauda ruestringensis DSM 13258, the following proteins share a genomic window:
- a CDS encoding AraC family transcriptional regulator, with protein MIQKPAFEAIAPSFGHSFAFQKFNANNENKNNGWHYHPELELVYVNGGSGKRQIGSHVSYYRNGDLILIGSNLPHCGFTDKLTGNKSETLVQMKVDFLGSDFFNIPEMKNIQKLFEVAKGGIAFSGKTKMKVGEKMEILEYQTDFQRLLSILNILNILATSTEMNVLNAEGFSIETEVKDNDRINIVFNYVKANFKEDISLEQIADIVSMTVPSFCRYFKKITHKTFTQFVNEYRLVHASKLLAEQPMSITQVCYDSGFNNFSHFNKSFKAFTGQNPSEYRNQLKTVLQS; from the coding sequence ATGATCCAAAAACCTGCATTTGAAGCAATAGCCCCAAGTTTTGGCCACTCGTTCGCGTTTCAAAAATTCAATGCAAACAATGAGAACAAGAACAATGGTTGGCATTACCACCCAGAATTGGAGTTGGTTTATGTGAATGGGGGGTCTGGCAAAAGGCAAATAGGCAGTCACGTATCTTATTATAGGAACGGTGACCTCATCCTTATTGGTTCCAATTTGCCACATTGTGGCTTTACCGATAAGCTTACCGGTAACAAGAGTGAGACTTTGGTGCAGATGAAGGTGGATTTTCTGGGAAGTGATTTTTTCAATATTCCAGAGATGAAAAATATTCAGAAATTGTTCGAGGTTGCCAAAGGGGGCATCGCCTTTTCTGGAAAGACCAAAATGAAAGTTGGTGAGAAAATGGAAATTTTGGAATACCAGACAGATTTCCAAAGGTTATTGTCCATCCTTAATATATTGAACATTTTAGCCACCTCCACCGAAATGAATGTTTTGAACGCCGAAGGATTTTCCATTGAGACCGAGGTAAAGGACAATGATCGTATCAATATTGTCTTCAATTATGTAAAGGCAAACTTTAAGGAAGATATTAGCTTGGAACAAATTGCGGATATAGTGAGTATGACGGTACCTTCTTTTTGTAGATACTTTAAAAAAATTACCCACAAAACGTTTACCCAGTTTGTTAACGAGTATAGATTGGTGCACGCCTCCAAACTGTTGGCAGAGCAGCCCATGAGCATTACCCAGGTGTGTTATGACAGTGGTTTTAACAACTTCTCACACTTTAATAAGTCCTTTAAGGCATTTACTGGGCAAAACCCTTCGGAATATAGAAATCAATTGAAAACGGTATTGCAGTCCTAA
- a CDS encoding S1/P1 nuclease, translated as MKKTLLLLFLFPFIVFGNTIWGKTGHRVTGQIAQEYLTGKTKRALNDLLDGHSLAFISTFADDIKADRAYSKYSAWHYVNYPLGMRYRDSEKSEYGDIVTAIEECIFKVKDKKNTREDRIFHLKMLVHLIGDLHQPMHASRAKDKGGNDIQVQWFGEGSNLHRVWDKNLIESYGMTYTELASELDGVNRKERKKIQEGTIYDWVDESHEICAELYESVEVGDKLGYRYSYDYNDLLFQQLQKGGLRLAKVLNDVFG; from the coding sequence ATGAAAAAAACCTTATTGCTACTGTTTTTATTTCCCTTTATAGTTTTTGGCAATACTATTTGGGGGAAAACTGGGCACCGTGTTACCGGACAAATTGCACAAGAATATTTAACAGGAAAGACCAAAAGAGCTTTGAACGATTTGTTGGATGGTCATAGCCTAGCTTTTATTTCCACATTTGCAGATGATATAAAAGCTGACAGGGCCTATTCAAAATATTCGGCATGGCATTATGTCAACTACCCATTGGGTATGCGTTATAGGGATTCGGAGAAAAGTGAATATGGTGATATTGTTACTGCAATTGAGGAATGTATATTTAAAGTAAAGGATAAGAAAAATACGCGGGAGGACCGTATTTTCCATTTAAAAATGTTGGTTCACCTTATTGGGGACCTACACCAACCCATGCATGCGAGTAGGGCAAAGGACAAAGGAGGGAACGACATTCAAGTACAGTGGTTTGGAGAGGGAAGCAATTTACACCGGGTATGGGACAAAAACCTTATCGAATCTTATGGGATGACCTATACGGAACTGGCATCTGAATTGGACGGGGTGAACCGTAAGGAACGTAAAAAAATCCAAGAGGGAACCATTTATGATTGGGTCGATGAATCCCACGAAATATGTGCAGAACTATACGAATCTGTTGAAGTGGGCGATAAACTGGGATACCGTTACTCCTACGATTATAACGATCTATTGTTCCAACAGCTCCAAAAAGGAGGATTGCGGCTGGCCAAGGTCTTGAACGATGTATTCGGGTAA